One Campylobacter lari DNA segment encodes these proteins:
- a CDS encoding response regulator transcription factor → MINVLMIEDDPDFAEFLAEYLAQFNIKVTNYEDPYLGMSAGIKNYDCLILDLTLPGLDGLEVCREIREKYSIPIIISSARSDLSDKIVGLQIGADDYLPKPYDPKEMHARIMSLIRRSKRVNETPEKIINSAFKIDEKRHEISYNDEVLVLTPAEYEILSYMIRQHGFSVSREQLVYHCKSLKDKDSKSLDVIIGRLRTKIGDSSKAPKHIFSVRGIGYKLIG, encoded by the coding sequence ATGATTAATGTTTTAATGATCGAAGATGATCCAGATTTTGCAGAGTTTTTGGCAGAATATTTGGCCCAGTTTAATATAAAAGTTACTAATTATGAAGATCCGTATTTAGGAATGAGTGCTGGTATAAAAAACTATGATTGTTTAATTCTTGATTTAACTTTACCTGGACTTGATGGTCTTGAAGTTTGTCGTGAAATAAGGGAAAAATATAGTATTCCTATTATTATTTCTTCAGCTAGAAGTGATTTAAGTGATAAAATTGTAGGACTTCAAATAGGTGCGGATGATTATCTACCAAAACCTTATGATCCAAAAGAAATGCATGCAAGAATTATGAGTTTGATTCGTCGTTCAAAACGCGTAAATGAAACTCCTGAGAAAATTATCAATTCAGCATTTAAAATTGATGAAAAAAGACATGAGATTAGTTACAATGATGAAGTTTTGGTTTTAACACCCGCTGAGTATGAAATTTTAAGTTATATGATAAGACAACATGGATTTTCAGTTAGCAGAGAGCAACTTGTATACCACTGTAAGAGTTTAAAAGATAAAGATTCTAAGAGTTTAGATGTAATTATTGGTAGACTTAGAACTAAGATTGGTGATAGCTCAAAAGCACCAAAACACATTTTCTCAGTTAGAGGAATAGGATATAAATTAATAGGATGA
- a CDS encoding ArsS family sensor histidine kinase: protein MKVTINLKITVLFATAFLFVCALFVLLGKVQIDSYLTNEQSRQKEIVEKIIYNLERKEGFSIHEYLLSKSFKLVENERNIKHIVAKGEKVLRVNSLHGSFSSIIYHNQIFFYVEQLNTKHLYELNASARLEYLFLLSFFFSLILIIFLYFSVLRSLMPLKILKKKIKNISAGKIEPLSEYSQINDEISEISFEFDHAINKIQELVKSRQFFLRMIMHELKTPIGKGRIVCEMLDNQKQKDRLVAIFERLELLIDEFGKIEKVLSRNCQLNLQTYHLSLILEQAEDYLMRDDFYQKVKITYKEDTMIVADLELFSLMLKNLIDNAIKYSVDKACEIICSGDYIIVRNKGIQLKKTFDYYLKPFVREHNTQVEGMGLGLYIINNICNLHGYNLTYSYEDGYHTFKIVFSRLK, encoded by the coding sequence ATGAAAGTAACTATTAATCTTAAGATCACAGTCCTTTTTGCAACGGCTTTTTTATTTGTTTGTGCCTTGTTTGTGCTTTTGGGGAAGGTTCAGATAGATTCTTATTTGACTAATGAACAAAGCAGACAAAAAGAAATTGTAGAAAAGATAATATATAATTTAGAAAGAAAAGAAGGTTTTTCAATACATGAGTATCTTCTTTCTAAATCTTTTAAATTAGTTGAAAATGAGCGTAATATAAAACATATTGTTGCCAAAGGTGAAAAAGTACTTAGGGTTAATTCCTTGCACGGAAGCTTTTCTTCTATTATCTATCACAATCAAATTTTTTTCTATGTAGAGCAGCTTAATACAAAACATCTTTATGAGTTAAACGCATCTGCACGTCTTGAATATTTATTTTTATTGAGTTTCTTTTTTAGCTTGATTTTGATTATATTTTTATATTTTTCAGTATTAAGATCTTTAATGCCTTTAAAAATTTTAAAAAAGAAAATTAAAAATATTAGTGCAGGTAAAATTGAACCTTTATCTGAGTATTCTCAGATTAATGATGAAATTTCTGAAATTTCTTTTGAATTTGATCATGCTATCAATAAAATTCAAGAACTTGTAAAATCAAGACAGTTTTTCTTAAGAATGATTATGCATGAGCTTAAAACACCTATTGGAAAAGGTAGGATAGTTTGTGAAATGCTAGATAATCAAAAGCAAAAAGATCGTTTGGTGGCAATTTTTGAAAGACTTGAATTATTAATAGATGAATTTGGAAAAATTGAAAAAGTTTTATCAAGAAATTGCCAGCTTAATTTGCAAACTTATCATCTGAGTTTGATTTTAGAGCAAGCTGAAGATTATTTAATGAGAGATGATTTTTATCAAAAAGTAAAAATTACTTATAAAGAGGATACTATGATAGTTGCTGATCTAGAACTCTTTTCTTTAATGCTTAAAAATTTAATTGATAATGCTATTAAATACTCAGTTGATAAAGCTTGTGAGATTATATGTTCTGGAGATTATATTATTGTTAGAAATAAGGGAATTCAACTTAAAAAAACTTTTGATTATTATTTAAAACCTTTTGTAAGAGAGCATAATACTCAAGTAGAAGGAATGGGACTAGGGCTTTATATTATTAATAATATTTGCAATCTTCATGGTTATAATCTAACCTATAGTTATGAAGATGGTTATCATACTTTTAAAATTGTTTTTTCAAGGTTGAAATAA
- the recR gene encoding recombination mediator RecR: MLKGLEKFNELVAAFSALPTIGKKSALRLAYHVCIKDPLLGSKLAYHIEESIRMIKKCTQCGALSENELCEVCSNIERNRNIICIVQDSKDVLVLEDSRSYDGLYFVLDDTSEENIIKLRSMIEHNKTKEIFFAFTQGLNSDAIVFFIEEKLKDLNLSFSQIAQGIPSGVSLENVDFISLHKAINHRTKLD; the protein is encoded by the coding sequence ATTTTGAAAGGCTTAGAAAAATTTAATGAGCTAGTAGCTGCTTTTTCTGCATTGCCTACTATAGGAAAAAAATCTGCTTTAAGACTTGCATATCATGTTTGTATAAAAGATCCTTTGTTGGGTTCTAAACTTGCTTATCATATTGAAGAATCTATAAGAATGATAAAAAAATGCACACAATGTGGTGCTTTAAGTGAAAATGAATTATGTGAAGTTTGTTCTAATATAGAAAGAAATCGTAATATTATCTGTATAGTTCAAGATTCTAAAGATGTCTTGGTTTTAGAAGATAGTAGAAGTTACGATGGGCTTTATTTTGTACTTGATGATACAAGTGAAGAAAATATTATAAAATTAAGAAGCATGATTGAGCATAATAAAACCAAAGAAATATTTTTTGCTTTCACACAAGGCTTAAATTCTGATGCTATTGTTTTTTTTATTGAGGAAAAATTAAAAGATTTAAATTTAAGTTTTTCGCAAATAGCTCAAGGTATTCCAAGTGGTGTGAGTTTAGAAAATGTTGATTTTATATCTTTGCATAAAGCTATAAATCATAGAACTAAACTTGATTGA
- the uvrC gene encoding excinuclease ABC subunit UvrC, whose product MLENELKTLPNLPGVYQYFDIQGKLLYVGKAKNLKNRVRSYFNFTPNLCPNPNNSLRIQKMISQTHHLEFITTKSEADALILENSFIKQLHPKYNILLRDDKTYPYIYIDLNEDFPRFEITRKIIKKNKIKYFGPFFKGAKELLNALYLSFELRQKKSCKELCLFYQIKRCKGPCEEKISKQEYEKIIQKATQALLNPLSLTKNLENKMLEYAKNENYEEAAIIRDQIKTIEDLSVKIQIDLAKLEDFDVFAIYHEVNILSMVRFVINNGRIISSNHKVLTLNHQDEFDLNAVYKQYILENYTQDSPINSTRIYTHEEFEDMNLLQNLLSERFSRKFHLKTPKLGEKKALCELALENAKINIQKHLKSDDYLFLKELKEFFNLQNYPNYIEIFDNSHMQGEANVGALVAYKDGKFDKSSYRHYHLSYKNDYDQMLQTLSKRAMSFDKNPPPDLWLIDGGDALLKLANDIIKSSGANVDILAISKEKIDTKAYRAKGSAKDKIYTQEGKIQLSTDDKKLQFLQKLRDEAHRFAISFHQKTKRKQDLQSSKLIQLGISQGYIKKFLDYYGSFDKISKASFDELKLLSNAKIAKLIKENL is encoded by the coding sequence ATGCTTGAAAATGAACTCAAAACCTTGCCAAATTTGCCGGGTGTGTATCAGTATTTTGATATTCAAGGTAAGCTTTTATATGTAGGTAAGGCCAAGAATTTAAAAAACCGTGTTAGAAGTTATTTTAACTTCACTCCAAATCTTTGCCCAAATCCTAATAATAGCTTAAGAATTCAAAAAATGATTAGCCAAACACATCATTTAGAATTTATCACCACAAAAAGCGAGGCTGATGCTTTAATACTAGAAAATTCTTTTATAAAGCAACTTCATCCAAAATACAATATACTATTAAGAGATGATAAAACCTACCCTTATATTTACATAGATTTAAACGAAGATTTTCCTAGATTTGAAATTACAAGAAAAATCATCAAAAAAAACAAAATAAAATATTTTGGTCCATTTTTTAAAGGAGCAAAAGAGCTTTTAAATGCTTTGTATTTATCATTTGAACTAAGACAAAAAAAATCCTGCAAAGAACTTTGCCTTTTTTATCAAATTAAACGCTGTAAAGGACCATGTGAAGAAAAAATCTCTAAACAAGAATATGAAAAAATTATCCAAAAGGCCACTCAAGCTCTTTTAAATCCCTTATCTTTAACAAAAAACCTAGAAAATAAAATGCTTGAATATGCAAAAAATGAAAACTACGAAGAAGCAGCTATTATAAGGGATCAAATCAAAACAATAGAAGATTTAAGCGTAAAAATACAAATAGACCTTGCAAAATTAGAAGATTTTGATGTTTTTGCCATATATCATGAAGTAAATATACTCTCTATGGTACGTTTTGTTATAAATAATGGTAGAATAATTAGCTCAAACCATAAAGTGCTAACCCTAAATCATCAAGATGAATTTGACCTAAATGCAGTATATAAACAATACATATTAGAAAATTACACCCAAGATAGCCCAATAAATTCAACCCGAATTTATACGCATGAAGAATTTGAAGATATGAACCTTTTGCAAAATTTACTTAGTGAAAGGTTTTCTAGGAAATTTCATCTTAAAACTCCAAAACTTGGTGAAAAAAAGGCCTTATGCGAACTTGCACTAGAAAATGCAAAAATAAACATACAAAAACACTTAAAAAGTGATGATTATTTATTTTTAAAAGAATTAAAAGAATTTTTTAACCTACAAAATTATCCTAATTATATAGAAATTTTTGACAATTCCCATATGCAAGGTGAAGCAAATGTCGGTGCTTTAGTAGCTTATAAAGATGGAAAATTTGATAAAAGCTCTTATAGACACTACCATTTATCCTATAAAAATGATTATGATCAAATGCTTCAAACTCTTAGCAAGAGAGCTATGTCATTTGATAAAAATCCCCCACCTGATTTATGGTTAATTGATGGGGGAGATGCTTTATTAAAACTAGCCAATGATATCATTAAAAGTTCTGGGGCAAATGTAGATATTTTAGCTATTTCTAAAGAAAAAATAGATACAAAAGCTTATAGGGCAAAAGGAAGTGCGAAAGATAAAATTTATACCCAAGAAGGTAAAATTCAACTTTCAACTGATGATAAAAAATTACAATTTTTGCAAAAATTACGCGATGAAGCACATCGCTTTGCAATTAGTTTTCATCAAAAAACAAAAAGAAAACAAGATTTGCAAAGTTCTAAATTAATACAACTTGGAATTTCCCAAGGATATATTAAAAAATTTTTAGATTATTATGGTAGTTTTGATAAGATTAGCAAAGCTAGCTTTGATGAATTAAAATTACTTTCCAATGCAAAAATAGCTAAATTAATCAAGGAAAATTTATGA
- the nhaD gene encoding sodium:proton antiporter NhaD — protein sequence MSRILFLLCFSISFLLAGQTHELNLAFSALGIGVLIIFILGYYFIAAEEKYHINKTKPALFIGTLSFVIIGIYMVMNDLDTQMLEESVNHLILEIAQIVFFLIAAMTFIEALIERSVFETLKYKLVSKGYTYRKLFWLTGILAFFISPIADNLTTALILSTVLLTIDKHNKEFLIPGAINIVVAANAGGAWSPFGDITTLMVWTAKKATFFEFFALFPASFIGWLLTAYLLSRYVPNIKPNFHKDNLEKVEIKPGGKVFIVLGFLTIALAVFIHSICDLPAMWGMIFGLSLLSLYMYFFNRKQGKKDLNIFHYMTRIEMDTLLFFFGILSAVGALHFVGWLAYASDLYAKFGATSINIGVGFLSAIVDNVPVMSAVLKANPSMDDTQWLLVTLTAGIGGSLISFGSAAGVGVMGKMKGIYTFNAHLKYAWTILVGYIISIIVWYVQFQLLNL from the coding sequence ATGAGTAGAATACTTTTTTTACTTTGTTTTAGTATTAGTTTTTTATTAGCAGGCCAAACTCATGAGTTGAATTTGGCTTTTAGCGCTTTGGGTATAGGTGTTTTAATAATTTTTATATTAGGTTATTATTTTATCGCAGCAGAAGAGAAATATCATATCAATAAAACTAAGCCTGCTTTATTTATAGGAACTTTATCTTTTGTTATCATAGGTATATATATGGTAATGAATGATTTAGATACGCAAATGCTTGAAGAGAGTGTTAATCATCTTATTTTAGAAATTGCACAAATTGTCTTTTTTTTGATAGCCGCTATGACTTTTATAGAAGCTTTGATAGAAAGATCAGTTTTTGAAACTTTAAAATACAAACTTGTAAGCAAGGGTTATACTTATAGAAAGTTATTTTGGCTAACAGGTATTTTAGCTTTTTTTATCTCTCCAATTGCAGATAATCTTACAACAGCTTTGATTTTATCCACTGTGCTTTTAACCATAGATAAACATAACAAAGAATTTTTAATTCCAGGTGCTATAAATATTGTAGTAGCAGCTAATGCTGGTGGAGCTTGGTCGCCTTTTGGTGATATTACTACTTTGATGGTTTGGACAGCAAAAAAAGCCACATTTTTTGAATTTTTTGCTCTTTTTCCTGCTTCTTTTATTGGCTGGTTACTTACTGCTTATTTATTGTCACGTTATGTGCCTAATATTAAGCCAAATTTCCATAAGGATAATTTAGAAAAAGTAGAAATTAAACCAGGCGGTAAAGTTTTTATTGTACTTGGTTTTTTAACTATAGCTTTGGCAGTATTTATTCATAGTATTTGTGATTTACCTGCAATGTGGGGTATGATTTTTGGTCTTTCATTGCTTAGTTTATATATGTATTTTTTCAATAGAAAACAAGGTAAAAAAGATTTAAATATTTTTCATTATATGACGCGTATTGAAATGGATACTTTATTATTTTTCTTTGGTATTTTATCTGCAGTAGGTGCTTTGCATTTTGTTGGTTGGCTTGCATATGCTTCTGATCTTTATGCAAAATTTGGAGCTACTAGTATTAATATAGGAGTAGGATTTTTATCCGCTATTGTTGATAATGTTCCGGTTATGAGCGCGGTATTAAAAGCAAATCCAAGCATGGATGATACTCAATGGCTTTTGGTAACTCTTACAGCAGGAATAGGGGGATCTTTGATTAGTTTTGGTTCAGCTGCTGGAGTAGGAGTAATGGGCAAAATGAAAGGAATTTATACTTTTAATGCTCATTTAAAATATGCATGGACGATTTTGGTTGGTTATATAATATCTATTATAGTTTGGTATGTACAATTTCAATTGTTAAATTTATAA
- the guaA gene encoding glutamine-hydrolyzing GMP synthase, whose amino-acid sequence MKKADILVLDFGSQYTQLIARRLREQGVYAEILPFNVSLDEIKAKEPKGIILSGGPASVYANDAYFCDKGVFDLNIPVLGICYGMQLMAHHFGANVAPAGHKEYGKATIDIQNDSDLFKNLPKKQTVWMSHSDKVENLPQGFEVLATSENSPFCVFGDEKRKFFALQFHPEVQHSEFGKSILKNFAKYACNCDSVWNMGSFAKTQAQKIKEEVGNDKVLCAVSGGVDSSVVAALLASAIKDQVVVVFVDNGLLRSGEKEQVEYMFRHTLGIDLISIDAREIFLSRLAGVRDPEQKRKIIGNTFIEVFEEEAKKHKDVKYLAQGTLYTDIIESSVVGASKTIKSHHNVGGLPEKMNLKLIEPLKEIFKDEVRALGMELGLSKDVVYRHPFPGPGLAIRIMGEVNEPSLELLRKADVILIEELKSSGWYDKTWQAFCVLLNVQSVGVMGDNRTYDNAVCVRVVNASDGMTATFSHLPYELLENISRRIINEVEGINRVVYDISSKPPATIEWE is encoded by the coding sequence ATGAAAAAAGCAGATATTTTAGTTTTGGACTTTGGTTCACAATACACGCAACTCATTGCTAGAAGATTAAGAGAGCAGGGTGTGTATGCAGAAATTTTACCTTTTAATGTGAGCTTAGATGAGATTAAAGCTAAAGAGCCCAAAGGTATTATTTTAAGTGGTGGGCCAGCTAGTGTATATGCAAATGATGCTTATTTTTGCGATAAGGGTGTTTTTGATTTAAATATACCAGTTTTAGGAATATGTTATGGTATGCAACTTATGGCACATCATTTTGGAGCAAATGTTGCTCCAGCAGGTCATAAAGAATATGGCAAAGCAACTATAGATATTCAAAATGATAGTGATTTGTTTAAAAATTTACCTAAAAAGCAAACAGTATGGATGAGCCATTCTGATAAGGTTGAGAATTTACCACAAGGTTTTGAGGTTTTAGCAACTAGTGAAAATAGTCCATTTTGTGTATTTGGAGATGAGAAGCGTAAATTCTTTGCTTTACAATTTCACCCTGAAGTGCAACATAGTGAATTTGGGAAAAGCATTTTGAAAAATTTCGCAAAATACGCATGTAACTGTGATAGTGTATGGAATATGGGATCTTTTGCAAAAACTCAAGCACAAAAAATCAAAGAAGAAGTAGGAAATGATAAAGTACTTTGTGCTGTTAGTGGCGGGGTTGATAGCAGTGTAGTGGCTGCATTATTAGCAAGTGCGATAAAAGATCAAGTAGTAGTTGTTTTTGTTGATAATGGTCTTTTAAGAAGCGGTGAAAAAGAACAAGTTGAGTATATGTTTAGACACACCTTGGGTATTGATTTAATCAGTATTGATGCAAGGGAGATTTTCTTAAGTCGCTTAGCAGGAGTGAGAGATCCTGAGCAAAAGAGAAAAATCATAGGAAATACTTTCATAGAAGTTTTTGAAGAAGAAGCTAAAAAACATAAAGACGTAAAATATCTAGCACAAGGGACTTTGTATACGGATATTATTGAAAGCTCGGTTGTAGGGGCTAGTAAGACTATAAAATCTCATCACAATGTGGGTGGTTTACCTGAAAAGATGAATTTAAAACTCATCGAGCCTTTAAAGGAAATTTTTAAAGATGAGGTAAGAGCTTTAGGAATGGAACTTGGTTTAAGTAAAGATGTAGTTTATCGCCATCCTTTTCCAGGTCCAGGTCTTGCTATACGTATAATGGGCGAGGTAAATGAGCCTAGCTTGGAGCTTTTAAGAAAAGCAGATGTTATTTTGATCGAAGAATTAAAAAGCAGTGGTTGGTATGATAAGACATGGCAAGCTTTTTGTGTGCTTTTAAACGTGCAAAGTGTTGGTGTAATGGGAGATAATAGAACCTATGATAACGCAGTTTGTGTACGTGTAGTTAATGCAAGCGATGGTATGACTGCGACTTTTTCTCATTTACCTTATGAATTATTAGAAAATATTTCACGCCGTATTATTAATGAAGTAGAAGGAATCAATCGCGTAGTGTATGATATTTCTAGTAAGCCACCAGCAACGATTGAATGGGAATGA